The nucleotide sequence CCAACTCCTTCATGATCCTCAtcttttttgttcatgtttctgttttttacctcctaataaaatttatataactcTTGTAACTATTTTACCCAATAATCTACTATGCCGCTGTTGATCAATTAGTGTTAATAATCCAATTATTCttcaaatcaaaaatatataaaaatataaattttcctGTTTGTATCAAATGTTAAATTCTAGtataacaagaaaacaatattacATCTATCTTCCAGTctaatgattttaatattttctttattgttataacaaaaaaacaaagtaaaaacaacttTAACAAAAACTGTAATTTATTTTGTGCATGGGAaaactaatttcaaatttatataaaacatacatttttcaaaaatattttgaggcatatatatatatatatatatatatatatatatatatatataaacgtacTCTTTTTGACTACACATTGTATTAAGTTTGCGGAAATTAAAGGACATTGATGATTACACATTTATTTCAATTTCCAATGTGGTAAATCAAGTTTCGAcgtctttttttgttaaacgcAGTATCCAGACCACACAGTGATCTGACTAGTCCACTGGGTCTAAGCCCGCGACCAGGGATTTTTAAGCCTCCACTTAAGGGCCCCCTAGAACTGCTGGTCTGCGGCGCCAGAGCAAGTCCGCATGTAAATTCCCTGGTGGCCAGAATCGAACCCGGGTGGCTGGCGCCTCAGCCGAGGTTCCTTTACCACCAGACCACGATGCCTGGTTAAGTTTCGACGTCTTATATCTCCTTATTTTTCATTTCCTACCATTGGATATCAACAAGTATATGTTTGTCGCTTTCCTAACGTATCATTCATTGACACCAAATGTTGTCATTTACATATTTCGTTTCATCTAAGAGAAatctgtaaaataaattttgtcgtttgtttgtatttttccgaagttttttaatgattttcttttgaTGCTTTGTGTTTTTCTAGATTTCATTTAATCATGaggtttttcttatattattgaACTAGATTTTTGAGGAATTTGTTATTTGGATCTCTAGATTTCTCATATCTAGTGATATTTTTAGGATGACTAGTATTTTTAGGATAATGGCCCGGATGAAGGAGATATATTGGATCAAATTAAACAAGTTGAAGCAAATGACGAAGGCTCGACAATGTCACTAAGGCGTGATCAACTCAATTCTAAGGTGTGATAATGTCACTcatcatgaatatatattagtaggaaaaagaagagatgttGGTTTGAACGAGATATCCCTCTTTGAAGCCAAAGTTGCTTGTGGTAACGGGGAGAAAACATTGTGTACGGATATCTACAGATTTGGGCAAGGGTTTGACTTTTTCTGCATGATGTCTCAttacataacaacaacaagtttTTACATCATTTTGATGGTAAGTTAGGATCTTCTAATGTCAAACTGAGTTTACCATCTACTAATAAATTTCTTAAGATAACAATTATTCCCTGTATTAGAAATTGTTGTCCTCACATTTTAAGcatttgtgtatataatattttatctttcATTGAGTGGAGTGGATGAAGCAATATTGAATCTTGCAATAGTAAATAACTGAGGCAGCAATAGCTCCAATATCCGTAGTGTAACTAGATTGGATTAGATGAGTGATTTATTACATGTTATATTAAGTTTGTAGAAATTAAGCTGATTAAAGATATTGGTCATAACACATTTGTTGCAATCCTCAATGTGGTAGATCTAGTTTATGCCTTTCTATCTCCTTTTCTTCCTTCCTACCATTGGAGAAGAAGCAGCCAAAGAATGATCTATTGGTGCAAATAAAGTTCAATTTTAAACTTTGGTACTTGATTACCgttgatttctttaattttcgtgtgattattttttttctcttgtttttgagaCCTACCAAAATATGTGTAACATAAGCTTTATGTTTTTCCCTAAACATAACAATGTGTATGTTATTTACcaattatttttacttcagATTTTACTACTTAATATACTCACTGATGTTTAGcaaatttacatttttcatCTAACTATGTAAAATAGTTTCTAAAAATTTTGTGATTGATTTTTCATCTAAGTAAAAtagtttctaaaatttgtaTCCTTATATACTATCTCACAACAATCTTTCTCATAATGTAACcaattagactttttttttggtgaacagTAACCCAATTGACTTTAAACACAAGGGAACGGTGAAATTTTTGGTGGTATATTATGGACCGAACACCAAATACTTTCAAGAGTAGTTTAAAGCTAAAGTTAATTAAAGcttgatttttgtgttttagACTGTAACGAAATTAGCAAAGATAAGTAGACAGcggtaaaatatattaatctcaCTCATTATTTTCTATcgatttttaaataataaaaactaaaatattactttgcaaataatttttttaaactctattatagagaaagaaATAGAATTCTTCTATATAAGGGTAAGTCACCCAAAGGCTtattaacaattttataatattgGTCAACTAgaattttagaaacaaaaaatgtagatttcatctatgtatttttttatatgaatttgaaagaagaaaataaagtattataatttataacaaacAAAAGCTAAAAACAAGAGTGATAATGGGCTGAATAAGATGAAGATgccatatatattaacattccATTTTTGCATTATGTTACAAGTATAATTTAGCTAGCAGCAAGCCATCTAAACATCAAAGGTCCATAACagatacaacaaacaaacatagttAGAACATGGAATCGATCACCAGTTGAAACTAATTGCCTCAAAGTGAAGGTTCTTTGCCAAACCAGATGAACATATCTTTGCAACTTCATGCCTCATCTTTCTTGGTCCGCAAACCATCACCCCAACGTCTTCCGAACCTTCTGTCTCAAACAGAATCTCTGCAAAACGATAAGATTGAAAAGTATCAGGTTCATGCATATACATTCACTTACACATTATGTTATGTAAGTGAAGTCATGCTCATATATGTAACAGATTACTTACTTTTCAGATTAGGTTTGGAGCCGAAGTGGACTGAAGTGGCTTGTACTATAGATTGATAGGGAACGCTCTCCAGCTCTCTCTCGTGGCCGTGGAACCATGAACCTGGAGAAGACGTGGGCGTCTGAAAATCTACACTCTGTACCTGCTTCTTAGACTCCTTATCTccttctttgttctgtttcttgcgCCATAAGAAAACTATGCTTGAAGAGATGAAAATGCACACACATCCTAGGAACATGTCCCAAAGCGCTCTGTACGAGAAATTATATATCTTTCCTGTGTTACGATCAATAGGGTATACATAGAAACGTGTGACAATCGCTATGAGCAAGAGAAACATGACGAATGATGATAAGATCACCACTCCGAGCCAGAGGAAGTTGTTGGGTCCAAGAACAGGTGAGATAGGAGAGTCTAGAGGCTGCGGTTTGAACCATTTTGTCTGTAGAAGTCTGTGATCATCAGTTGTCTCGGGCTTCTTGTCTTCTCTTGTAACATAGGCCTCAATTCGGAGATTCAGCCTGGAAATGTCTGAAACTGATATATCCGATGGGAAGATTAGGTCTAAAAGCGCTAGATCATGATAATGTTTGAAGGCACAAACAAGAAGAACATCTGGTAGCTTTGTGCTTTGGTTTTGGCTCTCAGAGATGAGTTCTCTGATAACCGAAATGAAGGGTGTAACTCCACTGCCACCGCCCACTAGTATTAGAGAGTCATGCCTAATATGATGAGAAATGACAATTGGTTAAACTTAAGACAATGTAGTTAGGTAAGAAACTGAAATAAGACCTTTGAGTTTGTACCTCGAGACATCAAAAGAGTTAGGGCCATAAGGACCTTCAGTAGAAACTTCGAGAGAAtcaatggaagaagagataTGGATGTAAAGCTTTTGAGTCCAACTTCCCTGTTTTCTGATTACAACACTTAAGGTATTTTTCTCCAAGTTGCTGCTCGAAGTTATTGTGAATGGATGCCATTGAAGCTTGGATATGCTCGGCACATGTAGAAACAATATACTTGTTGGTGTATACTGTAGCCCTATAGTTAGATCATGAACAAATGGTTACAATAATTATACATTGTATATTGTGTCTTGAACACGGCACTCTAGCCCAAATTATTGAGCGTGGATGTGTTTACGTTCAATAGGATTTTGATtgttatatttgtgttttattttgcgTTTACATGTTAAATGTTACGTTCACATTTAATTAAATCCAGTGTTGaaattttcacttttaaaaaatagaaatctaaCAAAACTATTTTTCATCTcgtttgtatttatttatttatttataattaaaaagataGTATCTATTAAAAGGAAAACCCTAactgtttgttgttgtttaatttgAATGTATAAAGTAAATGGAGGAACTAGTTGTTAACCTGAGGTTTTGGAGAAAGTGAGTTCGAGGTTGTCTGAAGGTAAGATCCTAGCGGAAACAAGTCTGGTTCTCTTGGTGGACTGTAAGAATCTTAAGTAACGGTCGATGAAAAACAGGAAGATGTTGGGCAGGATCATGCAGAACCACGAGTCTCCCACATGGATTACGTAGAAGATTATGTAGAGAGCATAGAGTTGGTGAGTGTAGAAGAAAAGCTCGAACTTCTTTCGTCTATAGGATGGTAGACTCGTCACCCACATCGCTATTCCAATCACCATCGCTATTGTTCCGGCTAGATTAGACACGTATGTCGGATTCCATGCAAACGtctttacatatataagaaaacgtAAATTCATCAGTTTCGGAATAGAAGCAAGATAGATACAATCATACAACTTTGTCTCCAAAGAGctttaatactttttattttattagattttgtatCGAACATTCGATTTTTGCTGAAACAACTTGAATGATCTAGTATATATTGAATAGATTCCTTtggtaagttttgttttttctatgcAAGAAATCGCGGGTAAATCATTGTGATCAAGTGACCTAAACACATTTTTTACACACCATAAAATCGATCCTAAGggttgttatatattaatttagttttagtctaaaaccaaaaatgaaattttagttagatCATGTAACGGACCTCCATCAACTGATTGGTCATGGCCCAGTAGATAAGGAAAACGACCGTGTGGACTAGGAAGAGAAAGTTTGAGACATGTCCGAGCCAAATGTGATATTTGATGCTTGACTCTGAAGTCAACCCGACAAGTGGTAGTATCGTAGAGGTTCTTGTCACCGGGAAGAACAGAAAGGCCCAACAGTAATGGCCAACATATCCGATTCTCAGTCCAAAAGACCTAAACTTTGCCTGCCATCTGCACCATTTCAGTCAAAGTTTAATAAACTCTCCTACGGATTTGGAGATCGGACCAAAACGTATCAAAAATGGTATGTACCATCCGTTCTGTTTCACTGTGAAGCTTTCACATGGTTTTGAGCAATCATGAGTTTCcaattaaaactaatttaagaACGAGCCATTCATATTCTAACAAACCATTTAAACCATATAGAGTTTAGAATTGGAAACAAAGAAGCTTACATTTTGGAGTTGTCGTGGTTATGAAGGCTGACGTGATAGCTAATGTATAGATAATTGGAGAGAGCCCAAACCAGAAGAGccacaaacaaaagagaaaaagtcaaCTCCGTGGCTGTCACTATCCCAAATGgcttcatcaccatcatcaccctCCCCATTTTCCTTTTTACCTTCCATTCCCtgcatttatataaataaacttttgataatttgttacaaatattttcatgaaaatacGTAGCCAATAATGATGAAATTATAACAAGTCGAACGAACCTTTGAGGTTGGGTTGGTTTCTTCTGGGTATGCAAATAAACACAACTCAGAACCGCAATGAACATCATTGGAACCGTGAGAAGCACTAGATTCGTGCCTATAGTAATAGTTCTTGAATACTCAagccttaaaaaaaattaaaattttcaaagtaaaTGCGAGAATACATAGAGAAATAAATACCTTGAGGACCAAAATAAGTAGTATTGAGATACTTGGCGAGTTTGGGGATCCATTTGCTTTTGAAAAGATTAGTTGAAATCATAATCCAAATAAAcatccatccaagaaacagaaCCACCATCAACATCTTCACCACACTTCTCATGttccccattttttttatttatatatctagtatacaatattttgatgtatgtgtgtgttgtttgtgtggAAACCTTTTTTGATTTGCTATTTATAGTACATTACAAGGGcaaattagtaatatttatataaatatgtaagcgTCATATATGTCTTGAGAAACCttgcttttatatatttatcttatcTCTCCCAACATATATTTGCCGGCAGAGAATATACACACAATTTACAATAAAATATGTAGGCAATTAGATAACTCATATGTATATCATAAATGTAATGCCCGAAAATtgtatcaaaatttatatagaCACATGTTAGCCACACCCACACATGGATCAGTTTATGACCCCCTTTACGCAGTTGAATGCCTTCTTATGATTATATAGTATATTCGGTTTTGACAATAAACGGAAAAAAAACTGTatgtagtttttcttttttagcaTCTTCATTATTTATCAATTCGAAACCGAGAATTCAAATATATCAATGAGCGTACAAAATTAAACTCCGCATACCATACAACAAAAACCTGTATGTAGTTTATGATTAAAGATTTACTTCTTTTTGAACtctgcaatatatatatagtttatgacctcgcttgcttttttttcttctttgtaacaTGTTTGTTTAGTTACATAATAATGGAGTAGTGCTAAATTTCGGAATTCTATTTCAGCAACAAATTGGAcgtcaaaattacaaaatcctATCTTGACGTACGCCAAGAtagcaaaatcaacaaaaaaaaataacatttagaTGCTAAAATATTTGTTCCGGGGggaactatatatatttgaaatgaaCTTTTGTGAATGAAACTCTTAAAATCTTTGAGTACATATAtacgaattaaaatataaacGCATTTTAGTACTTGTAGTTTTAGGTAACATAGGATAGGTTCTTAGATTTTCCCCTAGGTCAAACCGTGTTACATATATTTTCGAATAGAAAACTTGTGAGTTGAGAGCAATGGttcgattttatttttttaaagctgTTTCAAGTCTACTATAATAAATCTtggtaaattaaaaaacaagaaatattacCAAATGTACATTTATATAGGAGAGAAATGAGAAGTACAAGATGGTTCCAATCAAATCAAAGTACAGTACTAATGGTTCCAATCATAACTAATAAACTATTAGTTAGGGTTTCGTGCTTAGAGAGTTGAGATTTGGGAACATTCTACTATCTTGACCCAAAAAAGGCATGATTCATGCGTGGACAAATTGGTACTTGATGTACTACACCTTTACTTATTCTTAGCTTAGCTAACtaataatatatctattatCTTTGTACTAAACTACTAACAAAAGTGTGTTCTCGTCCGGATTCCGACCCTTATAGGcatcatataaattttatggaaCGAGCAGGTGCGTGAACACAAAGTAAAGGCTCAGTTAGGAATCTAAATCCAAGCCATGCCGTGGCATATTCATATTGCATATTATATAAGTTGGAATCAAAAGTTACAATTAAAGGCACAAATTTATAGGATAAATCTAGCACTGCTTTGGCCTTTGggttacaaaatacaaatatatggAATCAGAAGAATCTTATTAATATGGTGGAGTTGACTTTTTTCAGATTGAAAAGGGCACGTACAGTTGAGTTTTTCAATTTCGAACTGAAGTACAGTTGACTTATATTGAAAGAGCGGTACAGTAGTACAATCTACAGTACCACAcgattttattaattagttttttttccgaaatatttttatttttatcacgtAGAGCTCAACCAATCGAAAtggttattgtttatttatgagataaattcatatattaataataattaaacaaaaaaagaaaaactgtatCGTGCGAGTTCACTTGACTTTTGGAAAGTAAAAGATCTTACTAAACTAATGAGTAAATGAGACAACATCAATTACATTTTTTACAAGGAGTGTGGCTTCAGAATCCTCCCATCCGATCATTTAGAAATCTATAATCGTTTGAGGACAAAAACTCCACATCCAATGCCGAGAAAAGTTGCAATGGAGACCCCAAAAACGCCGGAGAGAATTCCGGGAACGACAAGAGAAGTCCATCCTTTTGCGGTTGCCATGGCACAAGCAGTGGTTGGACCTCCAATGTTAGCGTTTGATGCAAGAAGTAGTAGCTTCATGTCTATACATAATACCTTCCCCACAACCAAAGTCACTGCAAGATGAGCCATTACTTGAATAACAGCAAATAGGAAGATACTTGGGGCAGTGTTGATTACATTCCATACACTCCCTGTAGCTCCTAGAATTGTAAAAAATACCTGACcgaaaaagattttaagaaataaatagtTAGTTAGATGAACTACTAATATGCCACCATTACAGGTTTAGTCCACATGGTTAAACTCATCACAGACCAGGTGCAAGCCAGACAAACCCATCACTATTTCTTATTCGTCAATGACACATCCCTAATTGGTTGAATTGGTTTTAATAGATAAACTCATAAAAGTGTAACGAAAAAGATACCTGCATGAGAATAAGAGAGATAGTTTCAGCAGAAGGTGCAAGAGAATCAAAGAAATCAGGGAAGGAAGTTGCCAAGACGATAGTGATGGCTGTTACTGCAGGAAGCATGCCTCCTTGGATGTTAAATAGCTTTGTCATTAAAATTGCAGATTTGCATATCAGGAAGGAAATTGATAGTGCAATCGAAGTTGAAACCACTCTGTTCTTGTCCTCAAGCTTGTCATCCTTAGCCATGTCGGCATCTGCCATAGGTCACACACAGATAACTTTAAACAGAAGTGTTTGTGCTTATAATTGGATGCAACTGCGActagaaattgaaaatgatTCTGTCAATACTCTAaagtaatgaattttttttcttcaatacaTAATTTGACAGGCGCATTTATGTGGATGCAAATGCAGTTAGAAGATGAGAATGgttatgttataatataaaaaagtattGAGTATTTATGATCAGAATTCAGAACATAATTTGCCAGGCACATTATaatgtcataactcataatAACTATTTTACCAATATCCACTCAAATTAATTTGACAACTACTAACTACAAGTAAGTAGCCCTAGAGTCACTGATTCTCTAACAATACCTGGCCTAAGTTATTTAATAATCACAAACTGCAATGTAATATACCTTGAAAATACAAGAAACTTTAACATGTGATTAAGATGAACTTTACCAGGGGCAGATGCTGAGGAAGTCTCAGGGGGAATCTTTGAGGCCAACGCAAACAAAACCATGAAGTGCAGAGCGCATATGACATTATCCACAGCCACACCTGCTGCTATAACAGATGGTGTGATCTGTAGAGCCTCCGAAATCGCAACAAAATTAAGAGCTGCAgagcataaacaagaaaaagaaccaaCAAAAGAGTTATTATCTTTTCTCACAAAGAAGCTATTCCTAATCTCTGAGAAACATTGTACAAGCCAATTTTAGCAAGAtttttctctttactttaaaTATCCAAGAATGTCAGATTGTTAGAATCTAAAGTAAAGCTAGAAGCCTAGAACCTTTTTAAATCAACATTGAGTACCTTTGACAGGTTAACAAGCGAAAGAAGCAATGAAGAAGCTCCAGACAAACTTACATCCACCAATGTAACTCCCCATGAGAGCAGCTGCAATTTTCCAGTTATCCGGACCAAGCGATCTCATTGGTACCAACACAAAAGCCACCACAGTTCCAACAATCGTCGCAACTGCCACCAAACCaacatcaatcaataatccCACTAACCCACATCATCAATGACATTGTCACATAATTCTCCAAGACCTAACCTACGGATCTAAACTAAGCAAAGACAAAACCTTTACCAGATCCaattaaaaatgcaatgagcAACGACCCAGTAGATCGGATAATACGACGGAGATCAGCTCTAAACAACAGCAACGGAATCGTATGCGGCAAGAGAAACTCCATGAAGAAGTCATACGACGGCGTTTCGAACGGAATCAGCCCTAAATTGCTCGCGGCGAGACCAAGCAACGTGCTGGTCAACGCACCACTCACCATACTTCCAAGTCTCGTCTTCTCCGACCTTGGTAAATTTCAGAGATTTCAGTATACAAAACTCTTAAGAACTCACAGAGAGGGATATTGAGGTGATTTACCAAACACCGAAGGCTCCGGCGGCGAAGAGAGTGGCCCATTGGGACCAGTGATCGTCGGGAGAGATTAGAGGGAATCGGAGTTGTGAGAAGACTTTCACGCGCCGAGTTGAAACATGACGCGGTGGTGTTAGTAAAGGGAATCTTATCGGAGATTTGTTCCGGCGGATGGTTATTGTTGATGATAAGCCGTGACGAAAGCCATGGCGGGAAGGGGACACGTGGTGCGATGATAGTGTGGGTGATAGTGGATTTGGTAACACCACTGTGAATACAAGAGCCATAGATGGGAATACACATTAATATTTCAAGTCCGAtaatgttttggatatttttctatttatatagttttaattattaaagtttttatttttgggaccaaagttatttaaatatttaaatatttagattaattgaataaaataatcttatttaCCCATTAAATTACCTAATTTACCTGTCTATTCTACAATAtacttatttatttctttaatgtGTCGGTCCAAACTCAAAACCTTGTTGGTACCAAAACCACAATCATCCGTTAATCaccaaggttttttttttttttttgaacaaaatacgactttcaattaaataaaacttaggGATTACAGAACGACAGATCGAAGGGCATTCTTTGTCAGACGATCAGCATGGTGATTCAGAGTTCGGGAAACGAAATTGAAAGAGCAGACATTGAAATTAGAGGATAGGGAAAGGACATCGTGGAGAGTCCCATGAAGTTCCTTCTGGTGGAACTTCTGATTAAGAGCTTGGACCAGCATAAACGAGTCGGAAGCGAAGGAGATATCCCTGATGTTCGATTCGATTGCAACTCTCACTGCTGTGAGAGTTGCCAACGCTTCAGCCATCAACGGGGAACTAACATGGGTCGTCGAGGAAGAACCTTCGGCTTGGATCTGACCGGATTGATCTATAATCGCCCAGCCAAGACCAGCTGATCCGTCGCGCCAAGCGGCATCTGTGAAATAGGTGGTATTAGATCGAAGTCGAGGGGGCTGTGGGTTTGGAGTGTGACGTTGATCTGTTTTCGGAGGGGGGACTTGGGCTTTCTGCCATTCTCTGGCTCTTTGCATGGCGATAGACAGAGCTTCCTCCGCCGATACAGCCTTTTTGTTGAAGATTAGCTGGTTCGGGGTGGTCCATAATGCCCAGATCAACCACGGAGCAATGGGACCAGAACCTATACCGGTAGGAGGTAGGCAGATGAGGTTATTCATAAGCGCAAAACCTTCCATAGTTGAATTTATAGTTTCCGATCTAAAGGGGTGTTTAACAGGGAGCATGGACCAGACTCTTGACGCAAAAGGGCAATTGAAGAAGAGATGCAGTGTCATTTTTTCACCATCGCAATGGGGCATTTGGAAGAATCAGTGATGGTTCTATGGAGGAGGTTTGCGCCCACGGGTAAGGCATTATGGACAGCTTTCCATAGGAGGAgtttggtttttggggatgtTTTAAGAGCCCAGATGTATTTGTGCCAGTTGAAATTTTCTGTGGTACTCGGATTGAGCTGGCTCAGTGAGTTGTTTTCATCCGCAAGTTTGGTGGACTCAAAGTAGCCTGATTTCGCCGTGTATACCCCATCTTTTGTAGGTAGCCATGCCCATGTATCCTTAGCTCCTCTTAAGCTAGGTTTTAACATTCGGATATCTGATTCATAAGCTGGTAAGAGTTGTCTAATGAGGTCCACATTCCACTCTCCGCTTTCTGGCAGAATGAGATCCGCTACTGTAAGGTTTTATGAATCTCTTGTGGGGGGCCCATGGGGGCAGAAGGGATGGAGACAGACAACCATGGTGTTCTCCAAATAGGGGTGGAGCTGCCAGAGCCTATTAACATGCCCAGATTGGCTTTGAGAAGATCTCTGCCCATACAAATACTCCTCCAACCATGCGAAGCTGAGCGTGAGACTCTACACTCCAAGAAAGATTCGTTTTTACAGTATTTCCCCAGAAGGACCTTTGCAAAGAGGGTATGGGGCTTCGTCAGTAATCTCCAGGCAAGTTTAGCCAGCAATGctttgttaaaatgttttatgtCTCTGATACCCAAACCGCCAAATTTGGTtggttttgttatctttttccAGGCTAACCAcgacatctttttcttttccgtgTTTGTGTCCCACCAAAATCTTGTAAGGGCTGATTGGAGGCGTTTGCAAAGTGATCCCGGTAGGTGGAAGCATGACATAGTGTAGGTAGGCATCGCAGAGAGGACCGCTTTGAGCATGGTGAGCTTTCCTGCAGTGGATAGAAACCTCGAGGACCAACTGAGGGCTTTCTGTTTAATTCGATCCACTATTGAGGTAAAcaaatcctttttctttcttccgaACAGCTCAGGGAGACCAAGATACTTACCTTGACCTCCTTCCTTTTGTATATTGAGAGTAGCTTTTGCTTGTGT is from Camelina sativa cultivar DH55 chromosome 20, Cs, whole genome shotgun sequence and encodes:
- the LOC104770771 gene encoding uncharacterized protein LOC104770771 — protein: MALVFTVVLPNPLSPTLSSHHVSPSRHGFRHGLSSTITIRRNKSPIRFPLLTPPRHVSTRRVKVFSQLRFPLISPDDHWSQWATLFAAGAFGVWSEKTRLGSMVSGALTSTLLGLAASNLGLIPFETPSYDFFMEFLLPHTIPLLLFRADLRRIIRSTGSLLIAFLIGSVATIVGTVVAFVLVPMRSLGPDNWKIAAALMGSYIGGSLNFVAISEALQITPSVIAAGVAVDNVICALHFMVLFALASKIPPETSSASAPDADMAKDDKLEDKNRVVSTSIALSISFLICKSAILMTKLFNIQGGMLPAVTAITIVLATSFPDFFDSLAPSAETISLILMQVFFTILGATGSVWNVINTAPSIFLFAVIQVMAHLAVTLVVGKVLCIDMKLLLLASNANIGGPTTACAMATAKGWTSLVVPGILSGVFGVSIATFLGIGCGVFVLKRL
- the LOC104772516 gene encoding uncharacterized protein LOC104772516 → MEGFALMNNLICLPPTGIGSGPIAPWLIWALWTTPNQLIFNKKAVSAEEALSIAMQRAREWQKAQVPPPKTDQRHTPNPQPPRLRSNTTYFTDAAWRDGSAGLGWAIIDQSGQIQAEGSSSTTHVSSPLMAEALATLTAVRVAIESNIRDISFASDSFMLVQALNQKFHQKELHGTLHDVLSLSSNFNVCSFNFVSRTLNHHADRLTKNALRSVVL